Proteins co-encoded in one Mycobacterium mantenii genomic window:
- a CDS encoding SDR family oxidoreductase translates to MDPSNGDNAGPGDTAGNTVHYPKIVLVTGACRFLGGYLTARLAQNPMIQGVIAVDAIAPSKDLLRRMGRAEFVRADIRNPFIAKVIRNGDVDTVVHAAAASYAPRSGGTAALKEINVMGAMQLFAACQKAPSVRRVVLKSTSEVYGSSAHDPVMFTEDSTSRRPFRSGFAKDSLDIEAYARGLGRRRPDIAVTILRLANMIGPAMDTTLSRYLAGPLVPTMFGRDARLQLLHEQDALGALERAAMAGKAGTFNIGADGIIMLSQAIRRAGRIPLPVPGFGVWALDSLRRANRYNEISRDQFDYLSYGRVMDTTRMRSDLGFQPKWSTAEAFDDYVRGRSLTPIIDPHRVRSWEGRAISLAQRWGSRNPIPWGGVR, encoded by the coding sequence GTGGATCCGTCGAATGGGGACAACGCCGGCCCGGGCGACACCGCCGGCAACACGGTGCATTACCCCAAAATCGTGCTGGTCACAGGTGCCTGCCGGTTCCTGGGCGGCTACCTGACGGCTCGGCTCGCGCAGAACCCGATGATCCAGGGGGTCATCGCGGTGGATGCGATAGCCCCGAGCAAGGACCTGCTGCGCCGGATGGGGCGCGCCGAGTTTGTCCGGGCGGACATCCGTAATCCCTTTATAGCCAAGGTGATTCGCAACGGCGACGTCGATACGGTGGTGCACGCCGCGGCGGCGTCCTACGCGCCGCGATCCGGCGGCACCGCGGCGTTGAAAGAGATCAACGTGATGGGCGCGATGCAGTTGTTCGCGGCCTGTCAGAAGGCGCCCTCGGTGCGCCGGGTGGTGCTCAAGTCGACGTCCGAGGTGTATGGCTCGAGCGCGCACGATCCGGTGATGTTCACCGAGGACAGCACCAGCCGCCGGCCTTTCCGCAGCGGTTTCGCCAAGGACAGCCTCGATATCGAGGCCTACGCGCGCGGATTGGGACGGCGCCGGCCCGATATCGCGGTGACGATCCTGCGGCTGGCCAACATGATCGGCCCCGCGATGGACACCACGCTGTCACGGTATCTAGCTGGGCCTTTGGTGCCGACCATGTTCGGTCGCGACGCGCGGCTGCAGTTGCTGCACGAGCAGGATGCGCTGGGCGCGCTGGAGCGTGCGGCGATGGCCGGCAAGGCCGGAACGTTCAACATCGGTGCCGACGGCATCATCATGTTGTCCCAGGCGATCCGGCGGGCCGGACGAATTCCCTTGCCAGTACCGGGTTTTGGAGTTTGGGCATTAGATTCTTTGCGACGTGCCAATCGCTACAACGAAATCAGTCGCGATCAGTTTGATTATTTGAGTTACGGCCGCGTCATGGACACCACGCGGATGCGCTCGGACCTTGGCTTTCAGCCGAAATGGTCCACCGCGGAGGCCTTTGACGACTACGTTCGGGGCCGAAGCTTGACTCCCATTATCGACCCACATCGGGTACGCTCCTGGGAGGGTCGCGCCATATCCTTGGCTCAGCGCTGGGGTAGCCGAAATCCAATTCCGTGGGGTGGGGTCAGGTAG
- a CDS encoding 30S ribosomal protein bS22, whose protein sequence is MGSVIKKRRKRMSKKKHRKLLRRTRVQRRKLGK, encoded by the coding sequence ATGGGTTCAGTAATCAAGAAGCGGCGCAAGCGTATGTCCAAGAAGAAGCACCGCAAGCTGCTGCGTCGCACCCGGGTGCAGCGCAGAAAACTCGGCAAGTAG